In Scophthalmus maximus strain ysfricsl-2021 chromosome 16, ASM2237912v1, whole genome shotgun sequence, the following proteins share a genomic window:
- the LOC118287506 gene encoding histone H5 has protein sequence MAETSAAPAKAKKAAKPKKPASHPKYSEMITAAIVSDASRSGASRQSIQKYVRMNYKVGDHADVQIKMALKRLLETGMLCHTKGSGASGSFRLSKPEDTKKSTKPAVAPKPKKAPAKVAKPKKVAKSKKVAKTPEKPKKVAAKKVRKVAKKATPTKVKKAPAKKAKAAKPKAKPAKKAAKPKTKTPKKAAKTAKKK, from the coding sequence atgGCAGAGACGTCGGCGGCTCCGGCCAAAGCCAAAAAGGCAGCAAAGCCCAAGAAACCTGCTTCTCACCCCAAGTACTCCGAGATGATCACAGCGGCCATCGTCAGCGACGCCAGCCGGAGCGGAGCGTCGCGTCAGTCCATCCAGAAGTACGTGAGGATGAACTACAAGGTGGGCGACCATGCCGATGTGCAGATTAAAATGGCCCTGAAGAGGCTGCTGGAAACCGGGATGCTGTGCCACACCAAAGGCAGCGGCGCGTCCGGATCCTTCCGGCTGTCCAAACCCGAGGACACCAAGAAGTCCACCAAGCCTGCGGTGGCCCCCAAGCCAAAGAAAGCGCCGGCCAAAGTCGCCAAACCCAAGAAGGTGGCCAAGTCCAAGAAGGTGGCCAAGACGCCGGAGAAGCCCAAGAAGGTGGCGGCGAAGAAAGTGAGGAAGGTCGCGAAGAAGGCGACGCCGACGAAAGTCAAGAAGGCGCCAGCGAAGAAAGCCAAGGCGGCCAAGCCCAAGGCGAAGCCCGCAAAGAAAGCGGCCAAGCCCAAGACCAAGACACCGAAGAAGGCAGCGAAGAcggcgaagaagaagtga